The Branchiostoma floridae strain S238N-H82 chromosome 17, Bfl_VNyyK, whole genome shotgun sequence genome has a window encoding:
- the LOC118404047 gene encoding red fluorescent protein drFP583-like: protein MVESIAGRHSSIHHCQTDSSPKETPPTRYTRERHKKALPGTAPHFPNKLSSRVHPRPAKIRATMPLPATHDIHLHGSINGHEFDMVGGGKGDPNAGSLVTTAKSTKGALKFSPYLMIPHLGYGYYQYLPYPDGPSPFQTSMLEGSGYAVYRVFDFEDGGKLTTEFKYSYEGSHIKADMKLMGSGFPDDGPVMTSQIVDQDGCVSKKTYLNNNTIVDSFDWSYNLQNGKRYRARVSSHYIFDKPFSADLMKKQPVFVYRKCHVKASKTEVTLDEREKAFYELA from the exons ATGGTTGAGTCTATAGCTGGGAGGCACAGCTCGATACATCACTGCCAAACTGACTCCTCCCCCAAGGAAACTCCTCCCACACGTTACACAAGAGAACGGCATAAAAAGGCTCTGCCGGGGACCGCACCGCACTTCCCGAACAAGCTGTCTTCCCGAGTTCATCCGAGACCAGCAAAGATCCGCGCAACCATG CCTCTGCCCGCAACCCACGACATCCACCTTCACGGCTCCATCAACGGCCACGAGTTCGACATGGTGGGGGGAGGAAAAGGCGACCCGAACGCC GGCTCGCTGGTGACCACAGCGAAATCCACCAAGGGTGCCCTGAAGTTCTCTCCCTACTTGATGATCCCCCACCTCGGGTACGGGTACTACCAGTACCTCCCCTACCCGGACGGACCCTCGCCTTTCCAGACCTCCATGTTGGAAGGATCGGG gTATGCAGTCTACCGCGTGTTCGACTTTGAAGACGGAGGCAAGCTGACTACCGAGTTTAAGTACTCCTACGAGGGTTCCCATATCAAGGCCGACATGAAG CTGATGGGAAGCGGTTTCCCTGACGACGGCCCAGTCATGACCAGCCAGATTGTCGACCAGGACGGCTGCGTGTCCAAGAAGACGTATCTTAACAACAACACCATCGTGGACAGCTTCGACTGGAGTTACAA CCTGCAGAATGGGAAGCGCTACAGGGCCCGAGTGTCGAGCCACTACATCTTCGACAAGCCCTTTTCAGCCGATCTCATGAAGAAGCAGCCGGTCTTCGTGTACCGCAAGTGCCACGTGAAGGCTTCCAAGACCGAAGTCACCCTGGACGAGAGGGAGAAGGCGTTCTACGAGCTGGCTTAG